A window of Heliomicrobium undosum genomic DNA:
AAGTCCTCCCGATATTCGCCAGCGACAATGACATCACATAGGTCGATGATGACCTCGGGGATCTTGTTCAGGTCATAGCCGGTATACAGCCAGGTCTCAAGGCCGAAGGATTTTACGGCAGCCAGGATGGTCCGCAACGCTTCTGGCTGCTCCATGGGCTCCCCGCCAAGGAAGACCACGGAATCGTAGACCGCCCGGTGCTTTCGGAGCCGGGCGAAGATGTCATCAATCGCCATCTCCTCCCCGCCGTCCATGGGTTGCAATTCTGGATTGTGGCAGCCGGGGCACCGCTTACGGCAACCTTGAAAGAAGATGCTGAAGGCAATGCCGTTGGCGTCGGTGGTGTTGAAGTCATGAAACCCCGCCACGCGAACCGTTTGCATCAGGCCACCTCCTTCACGTGGCTGGCCCTTACTTGCCACTTGCGAAAGCCTTGCCGGTCTACCCACACCCAGAGTTCAAAGTCGATGACATCATCCAGGTTGTGCTGGGCGATGGTTGCTTGGATGTCGGCGATCTCTTTGCGGTAATTCGCCGGAGAGAACTTTTTCGTCCGCTTGGACTGCACCGCTAGGATCCGCCGTCGGCTGATACCCAGCACATCGACCTTGGAGTGCGAACCGGCAGACCGGAGTACCAGATATCCTTGGCTGGTCAGTTCGTGAACAATCTTTCGCTCAATCTCATAGCCTCGCTGATAATTGGTCCGCCCCATTTAGGCCGCCACCTGTTCGTTCATGCGATGGCAGTGGGGCTTGTACAGGCAGAAAAAACACTTCTCAATCATTGCGGCAGGAATTTCATTGGCGTAGCATTTCTGGGCGACAACAGCGAACTTGTCCAAGAGCCGGTTGCGGTCTTCATCGGTAACCTTCAGATAAAACGCGCGCATGTCTGGCTTTGCCTCGGCTCCCTTGGTCCAACTGTCCTTCGCGAGGGATTCGTAGACAATGAGGAACTCGTTAAGGCCAAAGAGCAGAGAATAGGCGATGCATTGCTCCTTGTGATCCTCCTGGGCATCTTTCAGCCGGTACGAGCCGATCGCCCCGATGGTCGATGACTTCGTCTTAAACTCAAATCCGATCTTGCTGCCATCCGGCTGGTACAGCAACACGCCGTCCATCATGCCGTACAATTGGAACCGCTGACCGTTGTGTTCAAACTGGCGGACCTGACGGATGTTCTTTTCCCAGGCCGGCCGGTTGGTGGTCTTCGTTCGCACCACGGTAAACTGCGGAGAATCCAGCTGGGTCTCGGCATAGAGCAGATCCCGTTGCACCGCCCGGTGAACGGCCGATCCGTTGCGGGTCCACCGTCGCTGATATGGAAAGCGGTCAACAAAAGCGGCTTCCACACGTTTGTTTTTGTAATAAAGTTCCCGTTCACATTTGTAGGCCGATGAAGGCGAGAATGTCACCAAACCCCGTTGAAACCCCAGCTTTCTCGTATCGCTGTTGAGACCGTCCAATTCGTCCGTCAGGAGCAGCTTTTCGATGTCATTGTCATTTACTTCTTCAATGGAATGGATCGCATCAAAATGTTGGAGGATAGCTGTGGTCAATTCGTTACCGCGGTCGGCAACGACGGACACCACTTCCTCACGCAGTTCCCTGGCGCCATCTCGGTTGACTAAGCTGCCGATGCAAACCACTCCCCTTTCTTTATCCCTTCGCCCCATCGGGTCATGATTTCGGTATCCACTTTGAGCGGCACTGCCAGCGAGGCCGCTGCGGTCATGCACGCTTCGATATCCTGGATGTCACGCTCGGTAATGTTCGTATCCACCAGCATCAACGCTTCATCGTGTACGGTGCCGCAGAGAGACCAGCCCCGTCTGTTGCAATACTGGTTCAGGTTGAGCATCGCCCGCTTCATGATATCGGCGGCCGTTCCCTGGATGATGGCGTTGACACTTTGCCGCCGGACGGATTCTACCTCGCCTTTGACGTTGTAGAATTTGCGTTTGAGATCCCGGGGGATGTCGTTGTTTCGCCAGATATCCAGCGGGAGTTCCTCGACGCCAAGGATCGAACAGATTTCTTTTGCCAGAGCATCGTAGAGATTGGCTTTCTGGCGATGACCTGGGAATCGCCGTTTTCGGCCAAAGAGGGTTTCTACGTACTCGTTCTCCTTGACCAATAGGTGCGTGTCTTTAATGAAGGAATAAACTTGTGGGTAGGTTCTAAAGACATCTCCAATAAACAGTTGGGCCTCTTCTACTGTGATTCCTAATTGGTCCGATAAGGTATACATACTGGTCCCGTAGAGAATCGCTAGCAGACCGACTTTCATCATCTTCCGGTACTTGGAGCCGTCGCCGCATTCCTCGATGGGCACCTTGAATACCCGGCTCGCCAGGGTGGAATACAGGTCCTGCCCGTTTAGATAAGGCTCCTGTAAGTGAAGGTCACCGCTGATATGGGCCAGCACACGGGGTTCAATCTGGGAGAAGTCGCTGCCGACAAGCAACTTGCCGGGTGGCGCGACGATCAATTTCCGGGCTTTCGTAGGCAGGTTCTGAAGGTTGGGTTCGTTGCTGGAAAACCGGCCCGTCACGGTGGCCACCTGATTGAAGGAGCCGTGAATTCGGCCATCCGATTTGATCCGTTCCGGCAACGCCTCAACGTAGGTGCTGAGAAGTTTCGAGAGTTCCCGGTATTTCAGCAGGTGCTCGATGCCGGGGTGCTTGTCCTTCAGAGCCTTCAGCGTCTTCATATCGGTGGATCGGTCGTTAACCTCGGGTAGTTTTAATTCGTCATAAAACTTACGGGCCAACTGAACGGGCGAATTAAAGTTGATCTCCCCAAAGTGATCCACTAGGTTTTTTTCCAACTCGGAGATCTCGGCTTTGAGTTCACCGCCGTACTGCTGGGCATACCCCTGGTCGATGAGGAACCCGCACTGTTCCATTTCGACGCAGGTGTCAATGAGCGGATTCTCCAGTTCGCGATACAGCCGAGACAACTTCGCTAGCCGCTGTAGATGCTCACGCTGCCATAGGTACAACATCCACGTAAGGTGGGTGTCTTTGGCGGCGTACACGAGGGCCACGTCCAGGGGCACGTCATCGAAGCGGGTCTTCCCAAACAACTCCTCAAAGGTATGGCTGCTGTCCTGAAACCCGAAATACTTCCCATACTTTGTCGCCAGGTTCTTTAGGGCAAAGGAAGGCTCGTTCTCGTTTAACAGGGCCATGGCAACTCGGGTATCGTGCAGGAGCCCCTGCATCCGAATGCCGTGTCGGAGCAACATGTGGATGTCGTACTTGGCGTTGTGCAGCACCTTGCCGATAGCCGGGTCGGTAAGAATCGGCTTCAAGGCAGCGAGTACAATAGAGCGATCTAGCTGCTTCCCCGTTCTGTGAGCCACCGGGATATAGACGTGGTAATCGGCCTTGGGCAACGTGATCGACATTCCAACAATTACATCGTGGTAAACGTCCAAACCGGTCGTTTCTGTGTCGAATGCTATGATAGGCTCATTTCGTAGGTCGCTGATCAACTGGTCTAGCTGTGATTCTGTTTGAATCAGCCGGTAATTGGCCGGCGTATTCGCGACCATGTTTTTCAGCACCGATTCTTTGCGCTGCATCTGTAAATCACGCCATAGCCGCAACGCATGGGCCTTAGTGAACTTCTTCAGGTTCTCGACACCCACACCGATCTCGCCGGAATCGATGGCCGCCTTTACCGTTTTCAATCGTCCCTTATCAAGGTCCGAGAGGTTCGTCTGAAAGATCGCTTTCTTCTTGGCTCCGGTATGGCTGACCCAACCGGAGAGCCACACTTCCTCCCAAGTGGGCTCCCGACTTGCCATCTCTTTACGTAGCTGAGCATTTTGAACCCGATCAGACACATCAATTACAACAGGTTTTGATAATCCAATCCTTAGCTCGACAGTCACGACCTCCCGCTTTTCATGATGGCCTCCTTAAAAAAGATCCTCTGGCTTTACCTCCGCTTCTCCGAGGGGCTTTACGCCGTCGTCCTGCAGTTCGTTGCCGAAAAATCGCTCAATAGGAAAGCCTGCCTTTTCTAGCTCTTCGATTTGCTGTTGGCGGGTGCGCGGTTGCAGAACCGTTTCGTAGAAATCGTCTTCCACCGTCGTCTCATTAAATGAATCGAACTTTTCCTGGTCTTCAGGCTTTAGCTTAATGATTGGATTCAGCGTGAAGCTCGTTTCCACTTTGGTGCCAGTTCGCTTGAACACGAAGGCCAAATCCCGCAAGTGATCGGTGTACTGTTCAATGGTCTGAATGATCCCCTGGGCTTGTCCTTTGCTGGCATCGAATACCCGGATGATGCCCTCATCGAGATCGGCCATGGCAAAAAGGTAACGCTTGCGCGCCCGAAGTCCCTGGAATTCTTCCAGCCCCGAATGGCCCGCTTCGCAATGGGCACATTTTTGACCGGCGGGATGAATGCAGGGCTGTGTGAAAATCCCTTGCAGGTAGGCGCTGTGGGCTCTGTATTCCACATAATCCTCCGGCGTCAGCAGGCGAACGCGAACGGAATCGCCGTCTTTCAACCGAATATACACCTTTTTGAAATCGATAGATGAGTTTTTCTTGTTGGCAGATTCCTTGGCAGCTTTGCCTTTCGCTGTGATTACACTCATGATTTAATACCCTCCGTGAAATTGATTATTGTATGGTTGGCGCTGAAACGCTTTTTGTAACCGCTTTGAGTTAGGCGACACTGTCGAGGTACTCTTTGAACTTTTCTTTGGCTCGTTGCACCCCCTTTCGCGATCTCGCATCGTATTCGCTCGCACCGAACACGACAGAGGCGATTTCTTGAAAGGTGCAGCCGAAATCTAACAGCTTAATGATTTTTCCTTGCTGCTCGTTGGTTCTCGCAAAACCATCGAGCAGTTCTTTTTTTTGCGCGTTTCCGACGACGGTTTGCTCAACGGTCGATACATCGTCTTTACATATGGAATTCCAGTCCAACGTATTCTCATCGAAATCAGTAGTTTGCAGTGTGTCTGAGACCCGCTTTATCGCTCGATGATACCGGCATAAGTCAATGAATTCCCGAAGCATAATGACCCGGTATCGCTGTACAAACGAGGTCCTTCCGTCAAAATCGATGGCCGCCTTCCAAACCGCTTCCTGAAATACGGAATAGATGTCCTGGTAGCGAATGCGATGATTTTCCCTTTTTCGAGCCTCGTACTTCAGGATAGGATCCATAAGCCGCAGCAGTTCCGTAAATGAATGACCATCCCCCGTTTTGGCGAACTCTAGTGCAAAGCCATCGATCTTGTTCTGGTCGTTCAAGCCGCTACCCCTTTCCTTCTTTCCTCGTTTCATCGGTTGTTCAAGTAATCTTTATGGTTTAATTAATGACAGGGCTAATGATTACACAATTTACACAGTATTAATAGGTGTAGATTATTGGAAGCAAGGCTTTACCAGTTATGATCGATTCCAACCGGGGAAAGTTAAGAAAAGGGGTTGCTTCATGCCGAAGCGGTTAACCGGTCGTGAGAAAGCCCAGCAGATGCTACGCTACGCCAATACGGGTGACTATCTGCGGGGGTTACGGATGAAAAAAGGGTTCACCTTGGCCGCGTTAAGCGATAAGGTTGGCGTGTCCATAAACTTCCTGTCAGAACTGGAACGTGGCTTGAAGGCTCCTGGCGATCAATTAGTCGAAGACCTGGCGAAACTCTATGGAATCGACAGTAGTGAAATCTACAGACGACTCGGCAGGATTCCTGAAACAGCGACGACTGAACTTGAGAAAAGCCCGCAATTTCAAAAGCTGCTCATCGAACTCAATCAAAACAAAAAGTTAACCAAAAAAGAAAAAAAGGGAATTTATGACGAGGTATACAACTCATTTCGTTCACTAATTAAAGAAATGGAAGCAGAAAAAAGGCGTTAAGGGAGGGCAAACCGTGGAATCTTCTTGTAACAGACTCACGCTATCCAGGCTCTTATCGGGATTATTGTCCATGTTTGTCTCCGGTGCGATTACGAGCTTGTTGTTCGGGGCTTGGTTCTTTCTGCAAGTACGCGTTTCACGGGATTTGAAGAAACTTGTCGCCATGGCGAAGGTGGAATACGAAGGAAGAGAATATTTATTGGTGAATCCATCCAGCATCGGTGAAGTATTTGACGTCATCGCAGAATACTACATGAGAAAACTCCATCCAACCGAACAAATCATGAAGAACGAATCACGTGTACAACTCATCATGGGTTTCGTATCGGCAATACTCCTCCTTTCCACTATCTACGGCCTGTGGACTGCGATAAAAGGGGCTAAGACGCTGTCACGGGGACGCCCAAGTTCAACGTCTCTGAGTGATTGACAAGCGTGAAGCAATACGTCCCGAGGCAGTTCGTTCACGTCTTTGGCGTATTCCGGAATTTCCATCACTCGCAGAGATAGATAACCCCCGAGTTGTCGGATGATACTGTCCGCCAGCCGTCTTCCCGGCAGGTCGTTGTCTGTGGCGATTACCACCTCCTTCACGGGGGATTGAATGATAAGATCCCTTTGCCGCGCTGAAAGATGGGCTCCCCCGAGAGCCACTGCGCCATATCCGGCCTCCCAGAGGGTAATGGCGTCAATCTCGCTTTCGACGATGAACATCAGTTCTTTCTGAAGACGGATGACATGGTTCAATCCATAGATGTGATTGCGGATCGGCTGGCCGCCGGTTTGATACCAAAAGATTTTGTCCCGGACACTTCGATACTTGATGTTGACCAGGTGGCCGGATCGGTCTTGCCAGGGAAAGGTGATCGCTTTACGCTTCCGGTCGTAGCCGATATTGAAGAACCGCTGAATCTGTTCAGATAGACCTCGCTGTTTTTCCAGATAGGGATGCCGATAGCGATAAGGAACCAATATATCGGGATGCAAGGGCGTCCAGCTTTCCGTCTCCATCGAAAGCGGGCGCATTTTTAGTTGAAGGGAATCCACGTCGGTTGTGTGAACGCCGTATTGGGTCAGCAGATAATCAACGGTTTCCTCATAGGTCTCATTTCGCAGCCACGATAACAGCCGAGGAAGATTTCCCTTCTTCCACTCTGGATCGTCCCCGCCGGAATCGATCCAGACACCAGTGTCCAGTCGGATCGCGAAAGATGGATGTCGTTCGGGCCGAAAGGGCGAGCAAGCCAACAACTTGGTATCTGTCCACCGGGGCCGGTTCCAGTCGTACCGTCGAAGTTCTGAGGCGATATCAACCTCGATCTCCTGCCCGTGCAGCGTAATCATGCCGCGTTCTGAATGACCGTTTCCATAATCGCCACCGCTTCCGGCAGCAAGCCGGCCTCTTGGACCAGCGTGATTTTATTGACCTTCCTCCCATGCTGCTGCTTGAACGCTTC
This region includes:
- a CDS encoding 4Fe-4S single cluster domain-containing protein, translated to MQTVRVAGFHDFNTTDANGIAFSIFFQGCRKRCPGCHNPELQPMDGGEEMAIDDIFARLRKHRAVYDSVVFLGGEPMEQPEALRTILAAVKSFGLETWLYTGYDLNKIPEVIIDLCDVIVAGEYREDLRTGAFPASSNQIVYHRRKERVA
- a CDS encoding helix-turn-helix domain-containing protein, coding for MPKRLTGREKAQQMLRYANTGDYLRGLRMKKGFTLAALSDKVGVSINFLSELERGLKAPGDQLVEDLAKLYGIDSSEIYRRLGRIPETATTELEKSPQFQKLLIELNQNKKLTKKEKKGIYDEVYNSFRSLIKEMEAEKRR
- a CDS encoding sigma-70 family RNA polymerase sigma factor, producing MNDQNKIDGFALEFAKTGDGHSFTELLRLMDPILKYEARKRENHRIRYQDIYSVFQEAVWKAAIDFDGRTSFVQRYRVIMLREFIDLCRYHRAIKRVSDTLQTTDFDENTLDWNSICKDDVSTVEQTVVGNAQKKELLDGFARTNEQQGKIIKLLDFGCTFQEIASVVFGASEYDARSRKGVQRAKEKFKEYLDSVA
- a CDS encoding DNA polymerase yields the protein MWLSGWVSHTGAKKKAIFQTNLSDLDKGRLKTVKAAIDSGEIGVGVENLKKFTKAHALRLWRDLQMQRKESVLKNMVANTPANYRLIQTESQLDQLISDLRNEPIIAFDTETTGLDVYHDVIVGMSITLPKADYHVYIPVAHRTGKQLDRSIVLAALKPILTDPAIGKVLHNAKYDIHMLLRHGIRMQGLLHDTRVAMALLNENEPSFALKNLATKYGKYFGFQDSSHTFEELFGKTRFDDVPLDVALVYAAKDTHLTWMLYLWQREHLQRLAKLSRLYRELENPLIDTCVEMEQCGFLIDQGYAQQYGGELKAEISELEKNLVDHFGEINFNSPVQLARKFYDELKLPEVNDRSTDMKTLKALKDKHPGIEHLLKYRELSKLLSTYVEALPERIKSDGRIHGSFNQVATVTGRFSSNEPNLQNLPTKARKLIVAPPGKLLVGSDFSQIEPRVLAHISGDLHLQEPYLNGQDLYSTLASRVFKVPIEECGDGSKYRKMMKVGLLAILYGTSMYTLSDQLGITVEEAQLFIGDVFRTYPQVYSFIKDTHLLVKENEYVETLFGRKRRFPGHRQKANLYDALAKEICSILGVEELPLDIWRNNDIPRDLKRKFYNVKGEVESVRRQSVNAIIQGTAADIMKRAMLNLNQYCNRRGWSLCGTVHDEALMLVDTNITERDIQDIEACMTAAASLAVPLKVDTEIMTRWGEGIKKGEWFASAA
- a CDS encoding toprim domain-containing protein; protein product: MITLHGQEIEVDIASELRRYDWNRPRWTDTKLLACSPFRPERHPSFAIRLDTGVWIDSGGDDPEWKKGNLPRLLSWLRNETYEETVDYLLTQYGVHTTDVDSLQLKMRPLSMETESWTPLHPDILVPYRYRHPYLEKQRGLSEQIQRFFNIGYDRKRKAITFPWQDRSGHLVNIKYRSVRDKIFWYQTGGQPIRNHIYGLNHVIRLQKELMFIVESEIDAITLWEAGYGAVALGGAHLSARQRDLIIQSPVKEVVIATDNDLPGRRLADSIIRQLGGYLSLRVMEIPEYAKDVNELPRDVLLHACQSLRDVELGRPRDSVLAPFIAVHRP
- a CDS encoding PDDEXK family nuclease, which translates into the protein MGRTNYQRGYEIERKIVHELTSQGYLVLRSAGSHSKVDVLGISRRRILAVQSKRTKKFSPANYRKEIADIQATIAQHNLDDVIDFELWVWVDRQGFRKWQVRASHVKEVA
- a CDS encoding PD-(D/E)XK nuclease family protein; its protein translation is MVCIGSLVNRDGARELREEVVSVVADRGNELTTAILQHFDAIHSIEEVNDNDIEKLLLTDELDGLNSDTRKLGFQRGLVTFSPSSAYKCERELYYKNKRVEAAFVDRFPYQRRWTRNGSAVHRAVQRDLLYAETQLDSPQFTVVRTKTTNRPAWEKNIRQVRQFEHNGQRFQLYGMMDGVLLYQPDGSKIGFEFKTKSSTIGAIGSYRLKDAQEDHKEQCIAYSLLFGLNEFLIVYESLAKDSWTKGAEAKPDMRAFYLKVTDEDRNRLLDKFAVVAQKCYANEIPAAMIEKCFFCLYKPHCHRMNEQVAA